In the genome of Deltaproteobacteria bacterium, the window TTCCCGTCAACACGGCGGAAGACGTGGCCCAACAGGTTCGAAAAGCTCTTGGATTCGTTCCCGGCAAACAGGCGCGGGCAGGGAAGGTGGCCGTAAGGGGAGCCCGCTGATTTGTGCAAGCAGCCCATGAATGGTTGAATCACACATGCCCGCTTCGACCAGTTTAGAAAACCTGCACGACATCGTCGTTCCGGGGCCTGTCTCCTGGCTGCCCCCGGCACCGGGCTGGTACGCGCTGGGGGTGACCCTGCTGCTTTTACTTATCTGGGGAGCGGTTGCCTGGTATCGGCGTCGGCAGCGCAACGCATACCGGCGCCAGGCGCTGGCCGAGCTGGCGCGCATCGAAAAGGCCCTTGCCGAAGGCGGGGCCGCCGTCCATCGCCTGCTGCCCCGCCTGCCGGCGCTCCTCAAACGCACGGCCCTTGCCGCCTATGGCCGCGGGGAGGTCGCATCACTTTGCGGAAAACCATGGCTCGATTTTCTCGATCGCAGCATCGGCAAATCGCTTTTTTCCGGCGAGAACGGGCGACTGTTGCTGGCCTGTTCGTACGCTTCCGCAACCCTTCTCGATGGGATCAGCCGGAAACAGGTCCGCAGTCTTAGCCGGGCCGTGCGCGCCTGGCTGGCCGGTCACCGCGTGATCGCCGCGAACAGAGCCTATGCAACAAATGGCTTAAAAGCGAAGGGTTCCACCTGATTTATGTTTATTTTTGCCGATATATGGCTGTTTTGTCTTCTGCCCCTGCCGTTGCTCTTTCGGTGGTTTGCCCGGCCCTTTCGCGAAGAGCGGCCGGCGGTGCGGGTTCCCTTTTTTGACGACCTGGTAGCCCTTTCCGGCCAGGATCCGGGCAGCGGTAGCATCGTTCGCAGGCAACCGCTGTTGCGGCAGGTCGCGGTGAGCCTCGGATGGATACTGCTGGTTGCCGCCCTGGCCAGGCCCCAGTGGGTCGCACCGCCGATCAACAAGCAGATTCCTTCCCGGGACCTTCTCCTGGGTGTGGACCTTTCAGCTTCCATGAAAACGGAAGATTTTACGACCGCCGACGGCAGAAAAGGCACCCGGCTGGCGGCGGTCAAAGGCGTGCTCGACGAATTCCTCGAACGGCGCAAGGGGGACCGGGTCGGTCTCATCTTTTTTGGCACGGCGCCCTTTATCCAGGCGCCGTTTACCGAAGATCTCGACACCTGCCGAGAATTGATGCGCGAGGCCCAGGTGGGCATGGCCGGACCCAGGACGGCCCTGGGCGATACCATCGGCCTGGCCATCAACATGTTCAAGAAGAGCAAGGTCAAAGACAAGCTCCTGATCCTGCTCACCGACGGCAACGACACCAGTTCCGGGTTGGAGCCGAAAAAGGCCGCCGGAATCGCCAAAGAAGAGGGCATTGTCATCTACACCGTGGCAGTGGGCGATCCCAGAGCTGCGGGCGAGCAAAAGCTCGATGAAAAAGACCTGAAGGCCGTGGCCGAGATGACCGGCGGCTATTACTTCTGGGCCGGCGACCGCACGAGGCTCGAGGAGATCTACAACCGAATCGATCGCCTGAGCACCCACAAAATCGACAGTATCAGTTATCGGCCTAAAATAGATCTCTATTACTGGCCTCTGTCAATGGTGATCGTACTGAGCATGCTGCCGCTCACGGGACGGATCGTTCGAATGCGGAGGCCGGCTTGATGCACTTCTTCCACGACCTCCACTTCCTGCGTCCCTGGCTGTTCGTTTTACTGGTTCCGGCTGCCGGGCTGATCGGGTACGCATTGCGAAACCGGGAAAGCCGGTATGGCATGCAGACACTGATTGCCGGGCATCTGCTCGATCATTTGCTGATCGGCAGAGGACAGCAGCATCGGCGTTTTCCGCTTTATCTGCTGGCTGCATTCTGGGCAATCGGAATCGTGGCTGTTTCCGGCCCGACATGGAAAAAGGAACCGTCGCCGTTTGCACAGGATACCGCCGGACTGGTCATTGTCCTCAAGGTCACCCCCTCCATGATGGCCCGGGACATCCAGCCATCCCGCCTCACCCGGGCCACCCAGAAAATTCATGACCTGCTCAAACGGCGCCCCGGTGCGAAGACCGCACTCATCGCCTACAGCGCTTCGAGCCATCTGGTCATGCCCTTTACCGTTGACCCCGGTATCATCGACATGTTCAGCCAGGCCCTGAGTCCCGATGTCATGCCTGACAGCGGGGATAAACCGGTAGCGGGGCTCGAGCAGGCAGCCGCGCTCTTGGAACGGGCAGAGATGGCCGGATCTATTCTGCTCATTGCCGATTCGCTGCCCGGGTCGCAAACCGCGGTGTTGGAGCGATTTCGCCGGGAGAAAGAGATTCCGGTGCATCTTTACGCCATGGCTGCGCCCAAGGGCGTGCGCGTTCCACTGGACAGCCCGCCGGCGCCGGCCTTGAATCCCGGCGCATTGAAAAAAGCGGCCTCGGTCGTCGGCGCCGATTTGACGGTGGTGACCGCCGATGACGGGGACATCCGGAAACTGGCGGAACGGATCAAATCCAGCATGTCCACCGCCCGGGAGAATCAGGGGCAGCGCTGGCAGGATATGGGCTACTGGGCGTTGCCGGTGTTGTTGGCGATCGCGCTCTTTTTCTTCCGCCGGGGATGGATGGTGGCCTATGAATGACGTCGGGAAATACATGCCGCTGGCAGTAACGCTGATCGGCACCTGTTCTTTTCTCATCGCCCTCTCCCTTGTCAATTGGTCATCGGGGGATCTTTTTCTCACCCCGGACCAGCAGGGGAGAATCTACATGTCCCGCAAGGCGTACCGGAACGCCGCCCGGGTTTTCCAGGATCCCCTGCAGCGTGGCACCGCCTTGTACCGTGCCGGCGATTTCAAGGGTGCGGCCGCCTCGTTCGGCCAGGACGATTCCGTCGAGGCTTTGTACAACCGGGCCAATGCCCTGCTCATGCTGGGTGAATACGACCAGGCCGTTGTCGGTTACCGCAGAGCCCTGGCCGGAAAGCCCGGCTGGAAAGAGGCCGCCGACAATCTCGAACTCGCACTGCAGCGAAAAAATAGACTGCACCTCCCCAACGAAGGGGATGAGGGCACCGGCGGTATGCTGGCACCGGACAAGATCGTCTTTGACGAGCAGGCGGCCAATGCGACGGAGGATCAGAAAGAGACGGTCTCGGGGGGGAAACAGCGGCTCTCGGATGCAGAATTGAGCGCCATGTGGCTGCGCCGGGTGCAGACACGGCCGGCGGATTTTTTGCGCGCCAAATTCTCATACCAGGCTGCACGGCAAACGACAGGCGATCCGGAACAGGGGGGGGCAGAGTGAGCCGGCGCATCCTACACTACGTACTCCTGACGGCCGTCATGCTGGCAATGAGCAACCTCTGTTTTGCGGCCGGTGGTCCAGTGTTCCTGAAAAGCGAGCTTACGAAGCCGGATAAAATCTGGGTGGGGCAGCGACTGGACCTCAACGTCACCCTCTTTACGACCAGCGCCTTTGCCGGTGTTGTTCGCTTTGACCTGCCCAATGATTCGGGGATGGTGATTGTTGCGGACGACACCCACCCCCTCCTGGGGTCGGAGACGATCGAGGGGAGCTCCTATCTGTTTAAACAGTACACCATTTCCCTTTTTCCCCTGAGCGTCGGACCACAAACCATACCCTCCTTTC includes:
- a CDS encoding DUF4381 domain-containing protein produces the protein MVESHMPASTSLENLHDIVVPGPVSWLPPAPGWYALGVTLLLLLIWGAVAWYRRRQRNAYRRQALAELARIEKALAEGGAAVHRLLPRLPALLKRTALAAYGRGEVASLCGKPWLDFLDRSIGKSLFSGENGRLLLACSYASATLLDGISRKQVRSLSRAVRAWLAGHRVIAANRAYATNGLKAKGST
- a CDS encoding VWA domain-containing protein — translated: MFIFADIWLFCLLPLPLLFRWFARPFREERPAVRVPFFDDLVALSGQDPGSGSIVRRQPLLRQVAVSLGWILLVAALARPQWVAPPINKQIPSRDLLLGVDLSASMKTEDFTTADGRKGTRLAAVKGVLDEFLERRKGDRVGLIFFGTAPFIQAPFTEDLDTCRELMREAQVGMAGPRTALGDTIGLAINMFKKSKVKDKLLILLTDGNDTSSGLEPKKAAGIAKEEGIVIYTVAVGDPRAAGEQKLDEKDLKAVAEMTGGYYFWAGDRTRLEEIYNRIDRLSTHKIDSISYRPKIDLYYWPLSMVIVLSMLPLTGRIVRMRRPA
- a CDS encoding VWA domain-containing protein, translating into MHFFHDLHFLRPWLFVLLVPAAGLIGYALRNRESRYGMQTLIAGHLLDHLLIGRGQQHRRFPLYLLAAFWAIGIVAVSGPTWKKEPSPFAQDTAGLVIVLKVTPSMMARDIQPSRLTRATQKIHDLLKRRPGAKTALIAYSASSHLVMPFTVDPGIIDMFSQALSPDVMPDSGDKPVAGLEQAAALLERAEMAGSILLIADSLPGSQTAVLERFRREKEIPVHLYAMAAPKGVRVPLDSPPAPALNPGALKKAASVVGADLTVVTADDGDIRKLAERIKSSMSTARENQGQRWQDMGYWALPVLLAIALFFFRRGWMVAYE